One part of the Glycine max cultivar Williams 82 chromosome 14, Glycine_max_v4.0, whole genome shotgun sequence genome encodes these proteins:
- the LOC100526901 gene encoding uncharacterized isoform X1 — protein MASSLTTLAITYSPVNNGSRGFRKSVNASKGRCCIKAMRIEKSLEELYNVKVERKVPPERLAELGVSKWSVWKTGKSRLPWDWQVDQLVYVEEGEVRVVPEGSKRFMQFVAGDLVRYPKWFEADLWFNGPYQERYSFRAYGDDH, from the coding sequence ATGGCAAGCTCTTTGACAACATTAGCCATTACCTATTCTCCTGTCAACAATGGTTCCAGGGGTTTCAGAAAGTCTGTTAATGCTTCTAAAGGAAGGTGTTGCATAAAAGCAATGAGGATAGAGAAATCCTTGGAGGAATTGTACAATGTGAAGGTGGAAAGAAAAGTTCCTCCTGAGAGACTAGCCGAGCTTGGAGTTTCAAAATGGTCAGTGTGGAAGACTGGGAAAAGCAGGTTACCTTGGGACTGGCAGGTAGACCAACTGGTGTACGTAGAAGAAGGGGAAGTGAGAGTTGTGCCTGAAGGAAGCAAGCGTTTCATGCAATTTGTGGCCGGAGACTTGGTCCGGTACCCAAAGTGGTTTGAAGCTGACCTATGGTTCAATGGTCCATATCAAGAACGTTATAGTTTCAGAGCATATGGTGATGATCATTGA